A genomic segment from Diceros bicornis minor isolate mBicDic1 chromosome 5, mDicBic1.mat.cur, whole genome shotgun sequence encodes:
- the LOC131405340 gene encoding olfactory receptor 11G2-like isoform X2 — MKISNTPNNSSTITGFILLGFPCPREGQILLFVLFSIVYLLTLMGNGSIICAVHWDQRLHTPMYILLANFSFLEICYVTSTVPNMLANSFSDTKVISFSGCFLQFYFFFSFGSTECFFLAIMAFDRYLAICQPLHYPTLMTGRLCTNLVVSCWALGFLWFLIPIIIISQMSFCGSRIIDHFLCDPGPLLALTCTRAPGMEFYWTTIISLLLFMPFVCIMGSYTLVLRAVLRVPSAAGRRKAFSTCGSHLAVVSLFYGSVMAMYLSPTSEHEAGIQKLVTLFYSVGTPLTNPVIYSLRNKGMKNALQNLIVGRR; from the exons ATGAAAATCTCCAACACTCCCAACAACTCCAGCACCATAACTGGCTTCATCCTCCTGGGCTTCCCttgccccagggaggggcagatcctcctctttgtgctcttCTCTATTGTCTACCTCCTCACCCTCATGGGCAACGGTTCCATCATCTGTGCTGTGCACTGGGATCAGAgactccacacccccatgtacatCCTCCTCGCCAACTTCTCCTTCCTGGAGATCTGCTATGTCACCTCCACTGTACCAAACATGTTGGCCAACTCCTTCTCTGACACCAAGGTCATCTCTTTCTCTGGGTGTTTTCTCCAATtctactttttcttctccttcggTTCTACAGAATGCTTTTTCTTGGCTATTATGGCATTTGATCGATACCTTGCCATCTGCCAGCCTCTCCATTATCCCACTCTTATGACTGGACGTCTCTGCACCAATCTTGTGGTCAGCTGCTGGGCACTTGGTTTCCTCTGGTTCTTGATTCCCATCATCATCATTTCCCAGATGTCCTTCTGTGGATCCAGGATCATTGACCACTTCCTGTGTGACCCAGGTCCTCTATTAGCACTCACCTGTACCAGAGCCCCAGGAATGGAGTTTTATTGGACAACCATAATTTCTCTGCTGTTGTTTATGCCTTTTGTCTGCATCATGGGGTCCTATACTCTGGTCCTGAGAGCTGTGTTGAGGGTTCCTTCAGCAGCTGGGAGAAGAAAGGCTTTTTCCACCTGTGGGTCCCATCTGGCTGTGGTTTCACTGTTCTATGGTTCAGTGATGGCCATGTATCTGAGCCCAACATCTGAGCATGAAGCTGGAATTCAGAAGCTTGTGACTCTGTTTTATTCTGTGGGAACCCCACTCACTAATCCTGTGATCTATAGTTTGAGGAACAAAGGTATGAAAAATGCCCTGCAGAA TCTAATCGTTGGTAGGAGATAA
- the LOC131405340 gene encoding olfactory receptor 11G2-like isoform X1: protein MGPFTAHRPMKISNTPNNSSTITGFILLGFPCPREGQILLFVLFSIVYLLTLMGNGSIICAVHWDQRLHTPMYILLANFSFLEICYVTSTVPNMLANSFSDTKVISFSGCFLQFYFFFSFGSTECFFLAIMAFDRYLAICQPLHYPTLMTGRLCTNLVVSCWALGFLWFLIPIIIISQMSFCGSRIIDHFLCDPGPLLALTCTRAPGMEFYWTTIISLLLFMPFVCIMGSYTLVLRAVLRVPSAAGRRKAFSTCGSHLAVVSLFYGSVMAMYLSPTSEHEAGIQKLVTLFYSVGTPLTNPVIYSLRNKGMKNALQKFLGI, encoded by the coding sequence ATGGGTCCTTTCACAGCTCACAGACCCATGAAAATCTCCAACACTCCCAACAACTCCAGCACCATAACTGGCTTCATCCTCCTGGGCTTCCCttgccccagggaggggcagatcctcctctttgtgctcttCTCTATTGTCTACCTCCTCACCCTCATGGGCAACGGTTCCATCATCTGTGCTGTGCACTGGGATCAGAgactccacacccccatgtacatCCTCCTCGCCAACTTCTCCTTCCTGGAGATCTGCTATGTCACCTCCACTGTACCAAACATGTTGGCCAACTCCTTCTCTGACACCAAGGTCATCTCTTTCTCTGGGTGTTTTCTCCAATtctactttttcttctccttcggTTCTACAGAATGCTTTTTCTTGGCTATTATGGCATTTGATCGATACCTTGCCATCTGCCAGCCTCTCCATTATCCCACTCTTATGACTGGACGTCTCTGCACCAATCTTGTGGTCAGCTGCTGGGCACTTGGTTTCCTCTGGTTCTTGATTCCCATCATCATCATTTCCCAGATGTCCTTCTGTGGATCCAGGATCATTGACCACTTCCTGTGTGACCCAGGTCCTCTATTAGCACTCACCTGTACCAGAGCCCCAGGAATGGAGTTTTATTGGACAACCATAATTTCTCTGCTGTTGTTTATGCCTTTTGTCTGCATCATGGGGTCCTATACTCTGGTCCTGAGAGCTGTGTTGAGGGTTCCTTCAGCAGCTGGGAGAAGAAAGGCTTTTTCCACCTGTGGGTCCCATCTGGCTGTGGTTTCACTGTTCTATGGTTCAGTGATGGCCATGTATCTGAGCCCAACATCTGAGCATGAAGCTGGAATTCAGAAGCTTGTGACTCTGTTTTATTCTGTGGGAACCCCACTCACTAATCCTGTGATCTATAGTTTGAGGAACAAAGGTATGAAAAATGCCCTGCAGAAATTTCTGGGAATATAA